A region from the Terriglobales bacterium genome encodes:
- a CDS encoding DUF72 domain-containing protein, translated as MAPPEPIRIGPAGWSYQDWEGTVYPKGLKRRQHPVAFLAQYFDLIEINTSFYGHIKPGLGRQWSRAAEVNPEFLFTAKLNRAFTHSPVAVVESTSAATIKPNPEDESLAKAGLDSIAAENKLGALLIQFPVSFKNTEENRAYLASLLERFREYPRVVEIRHATWNDQQTLRAFAEQGVGFCNIDQPILGRSLRPTAHVTSPVGYVRLHGRRYDQWFTAERPHDRYDYLYTADELQWWKGRIDQVAEKAEKTFVVTNNHYKGKAAANAVELKRMLGQRPVKAPATLIETYPRLREVVDSETSFLSESS; from the coding sequence ATGGCGCCGCCCGAGCCAATCCGCATCGGTCCCGCTGGCTGGTCCTACCAAGACTGGGAAGGGACCGTCTACCCAAAGGGACTGAAGCGCCGCCAGCATCCCGTCGCTTTTCTCGCGCAATACTTCGACCTGATCGAGATCAACACATCGTTCTACGGACACATCAAGCCCGGCCTTGGCCGCCAGTGGTCCCGCGCCGCCGAAGTGAATCCGGAATTCCTCTTCACCGCCAAGCTCAACCGCGCCTTCACCCACTCGCCGGTCGCGGTCGTCGAATCCACTTCCGCCGCCACCATCAAGCCCAATCCCGAAGACGAATCGCTCGCCAAGGCCGGCCTCGACTCCATCGCCGCCGAAAATAAACTCGGCGCTCTGCTCATCCAGTTTCCCGTTTCGTTCAAGAACACCGAGGAAAACCGCGCCTACCTCGCGTCCCTCCTGGAGCGCTTTCGCGAATACCCGCGAGTGGTCGAAATCCGCCACGCCACCTGGAACGACCAGCAGACGCTGCGCGCCTTCGCCGAACAGGGCGTCGGCTTCTGCAACATCGATCAGCCCATCCTCGGCCGCTCGTTGCGCCCCACCGCGCACGTCACTTCACCCGTGGGATACGTGCGCCTCCACGGACGCCGCTACGACCAGTGGTTCACCGCCGAGCGCCCCCACGACCGCTACGACTACCTCTACACCGCTGACGAACTACAATGGTGGAAAGGGCGAATCGATCAGGTCGCCGAAAAAGCCGAGAAGACCTTTGTCGTCACCAACAACCACTACAAGGGCAAAGCCGCCGCCAACGCCGTCGAGCTCAAACGCATGCTCGGCCAGCGCCCCGTCAAAGCTCCCGCCACGCTCATCGAGACCTACCCCCGCCTGCGCGAGGTGGTTGACTCGGAAACATCCTTCCTCTCCGAGTCATCCTGA
- a CDS encoding CAP domain-containing protein, which yields MSDHPMLRAVQRQALTLCLISALTPLLPASSGPSGEESRVVADLVRLVNQERTRRGLPAVRANDDLARAARDHSTAMADAKQLTHRVSGEPELGARVARTGLRFDSLGENVSRSSEGGDPADNAHQSLMASPPHRANILDARYNAVGIGVVRRGNYVYVTEDFARIYDDMTPAQAEQAVLRTFQRARAAAKRGPARVVTLDRLNEMACAPDVTPQLLITRFATSQTAVVFTIWNTDDLPEPMLTDARRRDLDAVALRACPLQPTPGGNGGFRVVAVFF from the coding sequence GTGTCTGACCACCCGATGCTCCGCGCCGTTCAACGCCAGGCCCTAACCCTCTGCCTCATCTCCGCGCTCACGCCCCTGCTGCCCGCATCATCCGGGCCCTCCGGCGAAGAATCTCGCGTTGTCGCCGACCTGGTGCGCCTGGTCAATCAGGAGCGCACCAGGCGCGGCTTGCCCGCCGTTCGCGCCAACGACGACCTGGCCCGCGCCGCTCGCGATCACAGCACCGCCATGGCCGACGCGAAACAGCTCACCCATCGCGTCAGCGGCGAGCCGGAGCTCGGCGCCCGCGTCGCGCGGACCGGCCTGCGCTTCGACTCGCTCGGCGAAAACGTTTCCCGCAGCTCCGAAGGCGGCGATCCCGCCGACAACGCCCACCAGTCGCTCATGGCGTCGCCTCCGCATCGCGCCAACATCCTCGACGCGCGCTACAACGCCGTCGGCATCGGCGTCGTCCGCCGCGGCAACTACGTCTATGTCACGGAGGATTTCGCCCGCATATACGACGACATGACGCCCGCCCAGGCCGAGCAGGCCGTCCTGCGCACGTTTCAGCGCGCCCGCGCCGCCGCCAAACGCGGCCCCGCGCGCGTCGTCACCCTCGACCGCCTCAACGAAATGGCGTGCGCTCCCGACGTCACGCCGCAGCTGCTCATCACCCGCTTCGCCACCAGCCAGACCGCCGTCGTCTTCACCATCTGGAACACCGACGACCTCCCCGAGCCCATGCTCACCGACGCCCGCCGTCGCGACCTCGACGCCGTCGCCCTCCGCGCCTGCCCGCTCCAGCCCACGCCCGGCGGCAACGGCGGCTTCCGCGTCGTCGCGGTATTCTTCTGA
- a CDS encoding PspA/IM30 family protein: MALLERVSTLVRANLNDLIDKAEDPEKMIKQVILDMQNQLLQVKTQVAIAIADQHLLEKKAKENEERAADWMRRAELAVDKKQDDLARAALQRSMSYQQMQESFREQIADQKAQVEGLKSALSKLEQKLAEARGKSELLIAQHRRSRVATRANQAQQAATEDKGSTFDRMKHKVLKQEAVAQAHAELLGDNIDDKFARLEREQEIDRLLADLKARRAPQ; this comes from the coding sequence ATGGCACTCCTTGAACGCGTATCAACTCTTGTCCGCGCCAATCTCAACGACCTGATCGACAAGGCCGAAGACCCCGAGAAGATGATCAAGCAGGTCATCCTCGACATGCAGAACCAGCTCCTCCAGGTCAAGACGCAGGTTGCCATCGCCATCGCCGACCAGCACCTGCTGGAGAAAAAAGCCAAAGAAAACGAGGAGCGAGCCGCCGACTGGATGCGCCGCGCCGAGCTCGCCGTCGACAAAAAACAGGACGACCTCGCCCGCGCCGCCCTCCAGCGCTCCATGAGCTACCAGCAGATGCAGGAGAGCTTCCGCGAGCAGATCGCCGACCAGAAGGCCCAGGTCGAGGGCCTGAAGTCGGCGCTCTCCAAGCTCGAGCAGAAACTCGCCGAAGCCCGCGGCAAGAGCGAGCTGCTCATCGCGCAGCACCGGCGCTCGCGCGTGGCCACGCGCGCCAACCAGGCGCAGCAGGCCGCCACCGAGGACAAAGGCTCAACCTTTGACCGCATGAAGCACAAGGTCCTGAAGCAGGAAGCGGTCGCGCAGGCCCACGCCGAACTGCTGGGCGACAACATTGACGACAAGTTCGCCCGCCTCGAGCGCGAGCAGGAAATCGACCGCCTCCTCGCCGACCTCAAGGCCCGCCGCGCCCCGCAGTAG
- a CDS encoding DUF1648 domain-containing protein translates to MKTRYYVFAAVFVLVALASSVVLYSSLPERVPMHWNAQGQVNGYGSRLFAALFVPAIMAAMTLLFAALPWLSPRKFEVNGRANGAVYLQVLLVVLGFLAAIHALILTAATGRHLNMNMAITGAVCGLFAVLGAFLPRLRRNFYVGIRTPWTLASEEVWHATHVFAAKWFIAGGIVGLLLTLIIRNFWAPLVVLMLAGGVPIVHSLVYYKRLEHRGQL, encoded by the coding sequence ATGAAAACGCGTTACTACGTCTTCGCCGCCGTTTTCGTCCTCGTCGCCCTCGCCTCCAGCGTCGTGCTCTATTCCTCGCTGCCCGAGCGGGTGCCCATGCATTGGAACGCGCAGGGTCAAGTCAACGGATACGGCAGCCGGCTCTTCGCCGCGCTCTTCGTGCCCGCCATCATGGCCGCCATGACGCTGCTCTTCGCTGCGCTGCCCTGGCTCTCGCCGCGCAAGTTCGAAGTCAACGGACGCGCCAACGGCGCCGTTTACCTCCAGGTGCTGCTCGTCGTCCTCGGCTTTCTCGCGGCGATTCACGCGCTCATCCTCACCGCTGCCACCGGCCGTCACCTCAACATGAACATGGCAATCACCGGGGCCGTTTGCGGACTCTTCGCCGTGCTCGGCGCCTTCCTGCCGCGCCTGCGCCGCAACTTCTACGTCGGCATTCGCACACCCTGGACTCTGGCCAGCGAGGAGGTGTGGCACGCCACCCATGTCTTCGCCGCCAAATGGTTCATCGCCGGCGGCATCGTGGGCCTGCTGCTCACGCTCATCATCCGCAACTTCTGGGCGCCGCTCGTCGTGCTCATGCTTGCCGGCGGCGTTCCCATCGTCCATTCGCTCGTTTATTACAAACGCCTCGAACACCGCGGCCAGCTATGA
- a CDS encoding SPFH domain-containing protein, with protein sequence MELTTGAWTVIALLIFGTFTLMIVLTQLYRKAGPHQALVVYGFRGTRIVSGGGTVIFPMVETCRDLSLELMSFDVAPQQDLYTRQGVAVTVEAVAQIKVKSDKESILTAAEQFLTKPPQEREGLIRLVMEGHLRGIIGQLTVEEIVKQPEMVAERMRSTCADDMNKMGLEVVSFTIKEVRDKNEYITNMGRPDVARIKRDADVAAAEAERDTAIRRALAQREAAIAKAQADQERVLAETISMSKQAQAQRDLEINRAEYQEATRKKQATADKAYEIQANIMQQQVTAEAVRVQQVEKEQQIKVQEAEILRHEKELIASVLKAAEVERARIEQLAAAEKQRLMIEAEGRASATRATGEAEAEIIFKKGEAEARAMNVKAEAYQEYNQAAVVDKLITGLPEVVRAMSSPLANVDKITIVSTGENGAAGAHKITGDMARIAAQVPALFEALSGMQMSELLGKVRQIGDKGPRPGDSGGAKAGA encoded by the coding sequence ATGGAACTCACAACTGGAGCATGGACCGTCATCGCGCTGCTGATCTTCGGCACGTTCACGCTGATGATCGTGCTCACGCAGCTCTACCGCAAAGCCGGCCCGCACCAGGCGCTGGTCGTCTACGGATTTCGCGGCACGCGCATCGTGTCGGGTGGCGGCACGGTCATCTTCCCCATGGTTGAGACCTGCCGCGACCTCTCGCTCGAACTGATGTCGTTCGACGTCGCGCCGCAGCAGGACCTGTACACCCGCCAGGGCGTGGCCGTCACCGTCGAGGCCGTCGCTCAAATAAAAGTCAAGTCCGACAAGGAATCCATCCTCACCGCGGCCGAGCAGTTCCTCACCAAGCCGCCGCAGGAGCGCGAAGGCCTCATCCGCCTGGTGATGGAAGGCCACCTGCGCGGCATCATCGGCCAGCTCACGGTGGAAGAAATCGTGAAGCAACCCGAGATGGTCGCCGAGCGCATGCGCTCCACCTGCGCCGACGACATGAACAAGATGGGCCTCGAGGTCGTTTCCTTCACCATTAAGGAGGTCCGCGACAAGAACGAGTACATCACCAACATGGGACGCCCCGACGTCGCCCGCATCAAGCGCGACGCCGACGTCGCCGCCGCCGAAGCCGAGCGCGACACCGCCATCAGGCGCGCTCTCGCCCAGCGCGAAGCCGCCATCGCCAAGGCGCAAGCCGACCAGGAGCGCGTCCTCGCCGAAACCATTTCCATGTCCAAGCAGGCCCAGGCGCAGCGCGATTTGGAGATCAATCGCGCCGAATACCAGGAAGCCACCAGGAAAAAGCAGGCCACGGCCGACAAGGCCTACGAGATCCAGGCCAACATCATGCAGCAGCAGGTCACCGCCGAAGCCGTCCGCGTGCAGCAGGTGGAGAAAGAGCAGCAGATCAAGGTGCAGGAAGCGGAAATCCTGCGCCACGAAAAGGAGCTGATCGCCAGCGTCCTCAAGGCCGCCGAGGTCGAGCGCGCGCGCATCGAGCAGCTCGCCGCCGCTGAAAAGCAGCGCCTCATGATCGAAGCCGAAGGCCGCGCCAGCGCCACCCGCGCCACCGGCGAGGCCGAAGCCGAAATCATCTTCAAGAAGGGCGAAGCCGAAGCCAGGGCGATGAACGTCAAGGCCGAGGCCTACCAGGAGTACAACCAGGCCGCCGTCGTGGACAAGCTCATCACCGGCTTGCCCGAGGTCGTGCGCGCCATGTCGTCGCCGCTCGCCAACGTGGACAAGATCACCATCGTCTCCACCGGCGAAAACGGCGCCGCCGGCGCTCACAAGATCACCGGCGACATGGCCAGGATCGCCGCGCAGGTCCCGGCCCTGTTCGAGGCCCTTTCCGGCATGCAGATGTCCGAACTCCTCGGCAAAGTCCGCCAGATCGGCGACAAGGGTCCGCGCCCCGGCGACAGCGGCGGCGCGAAGGCAGGCGCGTGA
- a CDS encoding helix-turn-helix transcriptional regulator: MNLGEKIRYLRHVEGTLRGMDREMTQQEVVRAIKRDLGEGLSQSYLSQIESGARPHLTNKSRTLLARFFNVHPGYLVSDPEGYHTELISDLRAIEDKLDMWLINGAERFRKDAEVCQALLAVARHQDSRKCIVLLGAILENPELVDRLLHVLRPERRAKPQKEGDSQ; this comes from the coding sequence ATGAACCTCGGCGAAAAAATCCGCTACCTCCGCCACGTCGAGGGCACGCTCCGCGGCATGGACCGCGAGATGACCCAGCAGGAGGTCGTGCGCGCCATCAAGCGCGACCTCGGCGAGGGCCTCAGCCAGTCCTATCTCTCGCAAATCGAGAGCGGCGCGCGCCCGCACCTCACCAACAAGTCGCGCACGCTGCTGGCGCGTTTTTTCAACGTGCACCCCGGCTACCTGGTGAGCGACCCCGAGGGCTACCACACCGAGCTCATCTCCGACCTGCGCGCCATCGAAGACAAGCTCGACATGTGGCTCATCAACGGCGCCGAGCGCTTCCGCAAAGACGCCGAAGTCTGCCAGGCGCTCCTCGCCGTCGCCCGCCACCAAGATTCGCGCAAGTGCATCGTCCTGCTCGGCGCCATCCTGGAAAACCCCGAGCTCGTCGACCGCTTGTTGCACGTATTACGTCCGGAGCGCCGCGCGAAACCACAAAAGGAAGGTGACTCGCAATGA
- a CDS encoding metalloregulator ArsR/SmtB family transcription factor, producing MHMTQSEQLDATFAALADPTRRAILARLASGAASVQDLARPFEMSQPAISRHLKVLERAGLISAGREAQRRPRRIEARPLAEANQWLENYRELWEARFEKLDALLDEMKPVNKGPKRTLKQKTGRGGADKGEKQ from the coding sequence ATGCACATGACCCAATCGGAGCAACTGGACGCGACGTTTGCGGCGCTGGCCGATCCGACGCGGCGGGCGATCCTGGCGCGGCTGGCGTCGGGCGCGGCGTCGGTCCAGGACCTGGCGAGGCCGTTCGAGATGAGCCAGCCGGCAATCTCCAGGCACCTGAAGGTGCTGGAGAGAGCGGGGCTGATTTCAGCGGGGCGGGAGGCGCAGCGGCGGCCGCGGCGGATCGAGGCCCGGCCGCTGGCGGAGGCGAACCAGTGGCTGGAGAACTATCGGGAGCTGTGGGAGGCGCGCTTCGAGAAACTGGACGCGCTGCTGGACGAAATGAAGCCGGTAAACAAGGGGCCGAAACGGACATTGAAACAAAAAACCGGGCGCGGAGGCGCTGACAAAGGAGAGAAGCAATGA
- a CDS encoding SRPBCC family protein, whose amino-acid sequence MSNTGNLKVEARGDHEVVFTRTFDAPAALVFDAHTKPELVKRWMLGPEGWTMPVCEIDLRVGGTYRYVWRHPKKGEMGLGGTFREIARPHRIVHTEKFDQPWYPGEAVVTTLFEEQGGKTTMTMVMWLESKEGRDGVLKSGMETGMETSYQRLDAIVAEQLAGKK is encoded by the coding sequence ATGAGCAACACGGGAAACCTGAAGGTGGAAGCACGCGGGGACCACGAGGTGGTGTTCACGCGAACGTTCGACGCGCCCGCCGCCCTGGTGTTTGACGCTCACACCAAGCCGGAGCTGGTAAAGCGGTGGATGCTGGGGCCGGAAGGCTGGACGATGCCGGTGTGCGAGATCGATCTGCGGGTGGGCGGAACATACCGGTATGTGTGGCGGCACCCGAAGAAGGGCGAGATGGGGCTGGGGGGCACGTTTCGCGAGATCGCGCGGCCGCACCGCATCGTGCACACAGAAAAGTTCGACCAGCCGTGGTATCCGGGCGAGGCGGTGGTCACGACGTTGTTCGAGGAGCAGGGCGGCAAGACCACGATGACGATGGTCATGTGGCTGGAGTCGAAGGAGGGGCGCGATGGCGTGCTGAAGTCGGGTATGGAGACCGGCATGGAGACCAGCTACCAGCGACTGGATGCGATCGTGGCCGAGCAGCTGGCCGGGAAGAAGTAA